GAATCGACGTACAAAACACCGCCGTAATAAGCGCCGGTTTCTTTGCACACTTGCAGCTGCGGCTTATTGCTGATCGTACTTTCGGAAAATGCGACGGGAATGTGATTTTTCCGTATCGTGTCCACAACTTTTTGAATTTGCTGCGGTGTGCCTTCTTCATCGGCGTTTACCGGCCACAGGTACAATTCCTTCATATTGCAGTCGCGGATAAGATATGAAAAAGCGCCTTCGCAGGTTACGAGCCAACGCTGCTCTTCGGGGATTTCGGAAAGCTTGTCCGCCAAAAAGCCGTCGATTTTTTTAATGCTTTCGCTGTAGGATGCCGCGTTTGCGTTAAACGTTTCGGCATTGGCAGGATCCAAAGCGACAAAGGCCTTTCGGATATTTTCGACATAGACGAGGGCGTTTTTCGGCGACATCCACGAGTGAGGATTGGGCATGCCGTTGTACGGACCTTCGCCGATACCCAGCGGCTCTATGCCCTCGCTCAGCGTTGCGCTCGGGACGTTTTTAACGCTTCCCATAAATTTTTCGAACCAGCGCTCAAGGCCGAAGCCGTTACGCAAAACCAAATCCGCAGACTGCGCCTTTACGACGTCGAGCGGCGTCGGTTCGTATTCGTGAATTTCCGCACCGGGCTTTGTAATCGATTCGACGAGAATCTTATCGCCCGCAATATTTTGCGCCATATCCTGCAAGATCGTAAAAGTCGTTACGACACGCTTGGGACGTGCCGAATCCTGAGCGCTCGCCGCATCCGCACTTTTTTTTGCGCATCCGGTAATACAGACGGCGCACAACACTGCCGCCGCGGCAATCGAAGCGGCGGTGAACCCTATGTTTTTTTTCATATCAACTCCTATAACAAGCGCTATTTCAGGCGCCGTTTTTTATCATACCCCCGGCAATATACGTAGTACATACTACATAATAACGCCGGACTTCTCCTCTGTCGACACTCGTAGCAGCCGGGGTATTCCGATAATGTAGTATGTACTACATACTGCCCGCCATAAATGTAGTACATACTACCTCACTTTGTCAAGAGGTAAACCTTAAAAATTATATAAAAAATTGATATGGAATTTAATGCTCGGCTATAAAATTTTTCATACACTCGAGCGTCTCGGCGCTGATGTGATGTTCCAAACCCTCGGAATCGATGACGGCGGTTTTTTCGCTCACACCGATTTTCAGTAAAAAATTTCGGACAATACCATGCCGCTTGGTACATTTTCGTGCAAGCGCATAGCCGTCAGCTGTGAGGACTATCGGTTTGCGCGCTTCGGTTTCTATAAAACCGTTGGCCTTTAACCGCTGCAAAACTTGGATAACGGATACGTGACTCACGCCGAAATACCGCGCGAGATCCATGACGCGGCATTCGCCGGCCTCTTTAATTATTTTTGCGATAACTTCGGTGTAATCTTCGAGTGTTTCCGCCGCGTGATCGGCGCGGGTACGTAAAAAAGCAAGCGATGCTTCCGTTTTTTCTTCCGGCATTATGCGCTCCGTCTCCGTATCGTTCGAATCCTTTCCGGCATACTGCATCGTAAAAAGGATTTTGCATTATACACTATAAATCGTTTTTTTTCAAAAGGCCGAGAGCGGAGGGTTCATCGTCGTTTTGAAGTATGCGTATGAAAGCGTCGGTTCAATAAGCGCATTGGTGTCCGCCAGACAATCAATCCCATTCATGCCGCATTTCCTTTTGCATTGCAAGACCGTCGCGCCGTATGTTTACACTGCCGAAATATTGCGATAAATCATGTCCCCGTATTTGTTCGGTATTCTTTTTGTAACGGTACAAAATATATTCGACATAATTTTCGATATCCGCAAGGTGTTCCTGCGGTACCGCCTTTATCTGCTCAAAAAGCGTTTCGTATGCCATATTTCACCTTCGCTTTACATCGGGATATATCGATTATAACGCAAGTTTTCCTTTTCCCCTATTGCAGTATCAGGGCGTACGAACCCGACGAAAATCCCGCCTTGCTCACAATGCATTATTTCAGTATATTATTAGATTGAATGGCGAGTTTGGAAAATGTTAACCGATAAAGCTGTGCTTACGGCGAGAACTTCGTTCGGCTTCGCCTCACTACCGAGTTTGCTCTGCAAACTCGCCTGTGTGCCGGAACCTCGCCTCCGCACGATTTTATTTATTTTCAAAACTCGACCTTCAGCTGATGCGCTGACGGAAAGTTGGAATTATTAGGAGCAATCGTGTATAAGTATGTGACGATGTCGCCTCGATGCGACGATGAAGACGATGATGAAAAGAAAAAGATGCCGGAGATGCCCGATCCGCTTACGGAAAAATTCTTAAAGACGCGGCAGATTATCCTGTCGGGCGAAATCAATAAAGATTTGGCGGATAAAGTCGTGCGCCAGCTGCTCGTGCTCGAAGCGGCAGACGATAAAAAAACTATCTATATGTATATCGATTCGCCCGGCGGAGATGTCGATGCGGGTTTTGCGATCTTCGATATGATCCGCTTTATCAAAGCGCCGGTAGTCCTCATCGGCATGGGACTGGTTGCAAGCGCGGCCGCCCTCGTGCTGCTCGCCGTTCCGAAAGACAGGCGCGCGGGGCTTCCGAACAGCCACTATCTCATCCACCAGCCGATGAGCGGCATGAAAGGCGTCGCGACGGACATCGAAATCCACGCGAAAGAGCTCGCAAAAACGCACGCGAAACTCAACCGCATCATCGCCGAAGAAACGGGTACGAGCGAAGAGCAGGTCGCAAAGGATACCGACCGCGATCACTGGCTCGACGCCGACGAAGCGAAGCAATACGGTCTTATCAGCCGTGTCGTTAAAACGCGGGCGGAAATTGTCAAAGGTGATTCCGGCGCGAAATAAATCGATATGACATTCCTTTTGACCGAAGAGCTTGCGGACGCAATCGTATCCGCGCTCGAAAATCAAGAACGGCGTTTCGTCGTGGACGCTGAAAAACAAGAGCTTTCGGATGCGGCTTCGGTCGAAGCGGATGAAGTACGCTACTATGCATTGCCCGAATGGGATTCCGCGGCAGGTTTTACATTGCGGGAAGCTTTCGCCGCTTCCGTATATGCGCCGCTTGTTCGTGCCGAGCTGCAGGATGCTTTGCATTCGGGAAGGGGGGTATTCAGAAATTTCAAGACTGTCTTAAAAAAATTTCCTGAAGTCGAAAAACGGTGGCATCGATTCAAAAACAAAAAGCTCCGTGAATACATCGGCGGATGGTACAACGATTTGCGTGAAATATGGGGTTTGGAAAAGCTCGATCATATCGTTGAAGAATACGACGATTTGCTTCGAAACGACTTCACATTTCAGGCATACGATTCCGCACGGGACGCGGATTGCATCCTTCATTCGGTATGCGTGCGCGGTTTTTATTCCGCTTTGCCGGACGATACGGATTGCGATGAAATCGAAAAAGCGGCAGACGAATTATGGCGGCAGCTTTTCGCATTCGGAGAATCCGCACATCAAATCGGATTCGTTTGCCGCACGCCGGACGGCGATTTTGCCGGATGTATTACGGCGGCGGACGTTTCGTCCCGAACGAAAACGACGGCCGTTTTAACAAGTTTTTTCGTGCCCGAAAGCTATCGAGGCTTGGGCATCGGAAGCGAACTTTTTTCACTGTGCCTCGCCGGCCTTCAAAAGCGTGGCAAGCGTTATGTAGTGACTGCAAACACGATTATACCCGACAGCCTCGTCGCTCTGTTCGAGCGCAACGGTTTTCAAAAAACAGGCTCGGGTTTTGCAGCGAAGATTCAGTAATTTTATTTTGATTTGAAGAGGTAATGATATGGCATTCCAACGAGAGATTGAAATCGACAAAGAGCGCGTAACGTCTTTTTTGAAAAACGCGCTGAACAAAGTGATGACCGAAGAAAATCCGGATCTGCTCAACGATTTGAAGAAAATATTCAAACGGACGATTCCGTTTTCGAAACGCATGTACGTCGCCGCATATCTGACAAAAGAGATGCAGGGAAGATTTCACGGCGCTCCGAACGCGAGACGAAACGACATTTTCATGCACGGCGTGCGCGGCGGAAGAAATTTTAAAGATGCATCCTACGGCAGACCCTCATACAACGACCGGAGGGGAAACGGAGAATCTCTTTCCGATGAACTCCGCGCCGAAGCGCATACCCCGCACCCGCGCGTGCAGATCGACGAATCGCTTGCCGCGACGATATTCATCAGCATCGGGCGGAACAGACGCGTGTATCCGCGCGATCTCGTAGGCCTCCTCGTAAGCGTCGCCGGCCTCGATCGGGACAGAATCGGCGATATCCGCGTACTTGCAAATTATTCGTTCGTGCAGCTGTTCAAAGACGACACGGAAAAAGCGATCGCCGCGCTCAACGGCTACGATTACCGCGGACGGAAACTCGCGGTAAGTTTTTCCCGCCAAAGAGACGACGCATCTGAAAACGGCGGAAACGTATATCCCTCCGATGACGTGCACGATACGATGCAAACGACCGAAGACGCGAAAGCCTACGCCGCTGCGGAAAAGGCCGCTCAGGACAAAGAGCCTTTTACCGCTCCTTCATACAAGAGTGAAGACGAAAATGCGGAAGGCGACGGCTACCTCGTTTGATTGCATCGCATTCGTAAAAATCGTCTTCATATGGAAGCATTAACGATTTTACGGACGGGACCGCTCGGTGTAAACACGTACATCGTGCCGCTTGCAGGAAATGCGGTATGCATCGTCGATCCCGCCGCCTGCGCCCTTTCCGGCGATGAAACGGAAATTACCGGATGGCTCGCCGAACACAAAAAAGAGCCGCGCGCTATCGTTTTGACACACGGGCACTTCGATCATATTTTAGGGCTTCCGATTTTAAAGCGTGCCTACCCCGCCTGTCCGATCGCCGTTCACAAAGACGATGCGTGCCTGCTCGGAGGCGCTTCGGTTCAAATCGAATCGCTTCGCCTCATGGGGCTTGAAGCCGTAGCCGCTGCCCTTCGCGATATGCCGCCTCCGGATCTGACGTTTTCGGGAGGAGAGACGCTCGGAGAAGTCATACCCTGCGAAAAAGAGGACGTGCGCGCTTCTCTTTCACAGTGGAAGACAGTGCATACGCCGGGACATACGCCCGGTTCGATTTGCCTCTACAGCGCCGCGCGGAACGAACTCATCTCGGGCGATACGGTATTTTACCGAAGCTCGGGCCGTACCGATTTACCGGGAGGAGATGAGCGCGCGATGATTGCAAGCCTCGTGTCGATCAAAAAAACGATTCCGCCTGAAACGCTCGTATATCCCGGCCACGACTACTGCGGCTTTCCGATTCGGAAAAATTATTAATATAATTTGAGAGAGTTCCGCCGGCCGATTCGAGCGCCCGCACAATTCACAGGCCGGTTGCGATGTCTTCGAGTGAAAAATCTCCGTGCGGAATTTCCGAAAACTCGTCATGTCTGACGTAGTAGAGCACGCAGCGTACGTTTTTTTCCGGCACATTGAGGAGAGTTGCGACCGCCTTTCTGTAGCACGCTTGCTGACGGTAATACCGCGCAGGATCGATTTCGTGATCGGTTTTGTAATCGATGATCGTATACGTGCCCTCTCCGTTGTCGAAAACCAAATCGATCGAACCCGTGACGATGTAACCGTCGATGCACATCTTAAAGGCGTATTCGGTTTTTAACCACGCGCCTTCTTCCCGCGCTTTTAGGGCACGCGCACCGTATTCGGACGCTGCAAAGCGCGCACAGATTTTTTCACACACGGCGCTCAGTTTGTTTCGCTGCGCTTCGGACAATTTTCGCATATATTTTTCGGAAGAGAGTTTTATCTCGGCGGGATCGAAACCGTTCATAGCGTTTTCAAGGCAGGCGTGAACGAGCGTGCCGAATTCGTCGAAACCGAAGCGCACGTTTTCTTTTGTAAGTTTTCCAAGCAGTTCGTCGATTTCGGGATAGAGCTCGGGTCGCGCAGGTTCTCCCGTGCGGCCGGTCTCTGCGTCATAAAGATTTTCCAACGAACTCGGCGTAATGCGTTTCGAAAGCACTTCCGGCATTTTAATAAAATCGATATCGGGAGACGAAAAGACCGCGTCGGCATCCCGTATTTTACGATGCCGTACCGCATCGATCGGTTCGCTCATGCGGGATCCCGCGTATATTTCCCGCTTCGATTTTTTTTCGATGCGCTCAAGGTCGAAGGGCGCGCCGCTTGAATATTGCACCGCAGCGTCCGAGTCGAGAAAATCGGGATAATAATATGCGATGACAGGATCGAAAACGGACGCATCGCTTACGCGGTGTTTGTGATCTTTGTCGTACGAATACGTTCCGACAAAATAATAATCTTTGATCGCGCGGGTTGCAGCGACGTAGATCAGGCGGCGGAATTCGGCGATGTCTTTCGCACGGTTTTCGTCGCGCTGTTTGATAAAAAAATAATTTCGCTCCCCTTCGGCGGGTTTCAGCGAAACGCCCGCTTCTTCGCTGAAAAAATATTTTTCTTCGCTGTCGTTTTTTACGTTGTCGAAAGCGCCGAGAACGAACACGTGATCGAACTGCAAGCCCTTGCTTTTGTGAACGGTCATTATCTGCACGGCGTCGATTTTTTCGAGCGGATAGGATATGTCGCTTACTCCCGTATCGTCGTTGCCGAAGCCTCTATCCGCTTCTTTTTGAGATGCGAGCATATCGACAAAATACGCCGCATCTTTTCCGTCCGCATCCGCCTGCCGCGCCGCTTCGAACAGCAGATCGTACTGTTCGGCAAAGAGGCTCACCGCGCGGTTCAGCATCGTTTCATAGCGATAGCCCATATCGTACCACAGCGTATTGAGCGTTTTCGTGAGCGGTTCGGCGAGCACGCGCTCCTTATGCGTTTTAAAAAAATCCGCTGCGCGGATATAGCGCTCTCTTTCGATCGACCCCTCGGCAAATATATCGATAATTTTTTTATCGTCCGAAAACGGGGCGAATATAAAATCTTTACTGCGATAATCCGTCGAGTTTGCCAAGATGATTTTCACATCGTTTTCGGTAAGGCCTACGAAGGGCGAACACAAAAATGCCGCAAAAGCATTCATGTCCGACGGATAAACGCAGAGCCTGAGGAATGCGTATATATCGTTTGCGGGAGCATCGGCAAAGAGGTCGATTTGGCGGTCAATCACGTACGGAATGTGAAACCGTTCGAGCCGGCGCTTCAAATAATTTCTGTGCGTGCGCGACCTGTCGAGTACGACAAACGACGCATAGGGCTCCCCCGCTTCATGCATTTTAGCAATTTTTTCCGCGATGTAATACGCGAGCTGTTCCTGCACGTCGGGCACGAGACCCGATTCCTTTTCGAGAGCGTAATCGTTTTTATTGTACGGCAAAAGCGCGAAGTGAGATCGGATATTCGATTTATCGAGCGCAATCGGAGCTTTGCGTTCGTGAGTGCTTTTATCGACATGGCGGGCGACGGTATCTTCCGTGTACAGCGCTTCATAAGGAGCGCCGAAGATTTGCGGAAAAAGAGAGGGCACACCGTCTTTACGAACATAGTCATCGCCTGATTTATAGAAACCGCCGAAGATTTGATTAAAGCTCGTAAGCAGTTCCGGAAACGATCGGTAATTGTACACCATGCGGAGTTCCGCTTCGTCTTCGCCGCGGGCAAGGTCGCGCTTCAATTCATTGAATACCGACACATCGGCTCCGCGGAATTTATAGATCGACTGTTTTTCATCGCCGACAAAAAATAATGTATCGCCGGCAATATTCGGCACGAGCGCTTTTCGAATCGCAGCCGGATCATCTGTGGAGACTTCAGTATATTCGTCGAGGCGTTCGGCGAGGAGAAAGAGAAGATCGCGATTTCGACCGTTGTTGTCCTGAAATTCGTCGATCATGATTTTATTGAATGCGGCCTTTTCCTGATTGCGGATATCTTTTTGTTCGATCAATATTTTCAACGCCATATCGCTCACGTCTTTAAACGTCAGCGCGCCCGACGTCCGCTTTTGCCGGTTTACAAGTTCGAGCAGTTCATCGAAGAGACTGCACATATCTTTGATATACGGAAACTCTTTGACATACACGGCAAGCGACGCAAGTTCGTCGGCATACTGCTGCAAGCCGCCGGTACACGCTCGTATCGCTTTGAGCGGGGCAGATGCGTTTCCGGGCTTAAAGGCGGATAAAACTGCGACCCAATTCGCAAGGGGAAAAATTTTTTCGTACAACGCTTCGCTCGCCTCCACGTCTTCGGGTGAAAACACCGTCGAAGCGAAATCGGGAAGCGGCTCTGTTTCGAAAAAGGAAAAAAGTTTTACGGCGGCGGCGTTTTTTTGCCACTTGCATGACGCATCGCTTTTTGCCTCATTGCACAGCGCAAGCGCGCTTGAAGCGATATCGATGAGGGAGCCCTCCCCTTTATCGTTTACGATTTTTTTCCACGCATCGGAAATTATCGATTTTTGCGTTTCGAGAGAGCGCGTAAACCGTCCGCTTTCGGTTGCAAGAGAAGTGTAGTCGCCGATAATCTTTGCGACAAGGGAATCGGAAAACTCCTGCACTTTGCCCGCTTCGGCAAAATGGCGGATGCACGGGCGCGAAAGATTTTTCAACACAAAGGGCAGCGCAATTTTTTTAATATTTTGTTCGCTGTCCGCGCTTCCCGTTGTAAAATCCGGACGGATGCCGTAACGGTTCGCAGCTTGACGCACGACGGCGCCGCAGTACGAATCGAGCGTTTGGATGCGGGCGTCGGCAAATTCGTTTACCGCCCGTGCGGCGTTTTTTCTTTGGCGTTCGGGTACCCGTTCGTTTTTTGAAAAAAAGACGAGCGTTTTGTAAATGCGCGCATACATTTCGGCGGCGGCTTTTTTCGTAAACGTCAGTGTCAAAACAGCCGGCGCTCTGATATCGTCGAATTCCATAACGAGCCACGCAAAGCGCGTCGCGAGCACTTGCGTTTTACCCGAACCCGCTCCCGCAGCGACGACGGCGTTTTTTACGGAGCAGCACACTTTTTTTTGCTGATCGTCGAGCGGATGTTCCAAAAGATCAAGGTATGCATAATCATTTTTCATCGCAGGCTCCCGAGTTACAGTTTGTGAGATGCGACCGTATAGGCCGTGCGGCAGATCGTTTTAAAATCGCATGCCATACAGTCCGAATACACGTCGGGTACGATAAGCGCGTCGTCTCCGTGCCGCACTCCTCGAAGCGGTTCCGGATTTCCGTTTTCGACGGTTTCGTAAAAGAGGGAAGCATAGCGGTCGAATACCGAAAGCGTCGGCGCATAGGACTCCGGCAGTTTTTTATCGTCGCCGTAGTCGATGACGACGGTATTGTCGCCCGCATTTTTTATCGAACAGAAGACCATTTTATCGACTTTAACGGGATCGGTAAGATTCCACAAGGTTACATACATCGCGCATTGAAAATTTTTAAGCGTACCCGTCGTTTCATCCGCGCGGCACGAAACGATCGACGGGGGAACGGTATTTTTATAATCGACGATGATAATCCTGCCCGCGTCATCGGAAAGAACGCAGTCGATTTTTCCGAAATACTTATAGCGCTTTCCGCTCTCCCACGCTTCACATGACGCTTCCGTCGAAACGACGCGGCAGCCGCCGAATCCTTTCCCCTGTTTGCAAAACTCGTGCAAAAAATCGATGATGATTTTTTCGAATTTACCGCTTTGCGCTTCGAGTACGCGGAGCGCGATCGGGCTTTGATAAAAATCGAACGACTTGTCGCAGATCGCTTCTCCTGTTTTTTCTTTTATTAATTTTCGTATGTCGTTTTCACGCTCTCCGAACGTTCCGTCTTCACTCGTAACCGGCAGCGTATCAAAGCTTTTAAAAAGCAGTTCGAGGATTTTATGATTGATATTTCCCTGATCGTATTTTTCGAACAAGGACGCGTCGAGGGAATCTTCACGGAGTTTGACGACCGATTTGAACAGCCATTTCCGGGGACACGGAAAAAAATCGCGCATATCGCTTTGGGTGATCTTTACTACCGAAGCATCTTCACTTGAAGAGCCGTTCAATGTGCGGCGCTCTTTTAAAACATAATCGATTATTTTTTTGACGCCGGTATCTACGGATTGCGCGCAGGGAGTGTTTAGGGAAAAATCGGAAGACGCTTTCCAGTTTTCATACTGCGCTTTTTGCAGATCGCTCAAAGCACGGGGAGCATCCGATTCCGATAAAAACCATTTTCTTTCGTTAAGGATAAAATCGTCTGCATCGAGTTCGTCGAAGGGCGTGTGATTTTTTTCGACGGGAGCGATATTGAAATACGTATGCGGGATCGCAAAACCTGAGAAAGTTTGTTCGCTGCACGAAAAGATACTCCGCGCGCCGCCCGCATTATTAAATTTTCCGTACAGTCTGATAAAGGCGGTAGACGCCGCATCGGAATCCCGTATGCCGAGCGCACGGCGTTTTTGCGTATTGAGAAAACCGAGCGGCTTACGGACGACGGTGAGAGCGTCCTGCGTACAGTTGATGACGATGTTGACAGGATAGGCGGCGCAGGCCGCGACTTTATAATCGAAGACGGAAACGCCCGAAAGCGCATCCTGCGGACGATAGGTTTTACTTCGCAGCTCGTTGATAAAAAAAGAAAACGGCGAGCGCAGTTTTAAACCGAGCGGTTCGATATAATCTTTTTCGATAGCGACAAGCGTTTCGAGTTCGGCAATGCAGCGACCGAGGATATTGTTCGCTTCGATGCTGAACTCGTCGTCGGAAAGGAATTCGTTTTTAAATATAAGCCACGCCGTCCGCAAGCCTTCGAAGGACTTCGCCCCCGTAACGGCTTCGATCGATTTTTTCAAGCGCTTGTACAATTCAAGCTCGCGCTCGCTTTTCCCCGATTTACCGAGCGCTTCGAGCCACACGTCTTTTTCACCGTAATTGCAGATGCAGTGCAGCCGGTTTCCTTCGCGCACGAGGCTTTCGTTGAGCGCTTTGTTTTTCCACGGCACGCGCCCGTCGAGCACGAGGCGGCGCACGCTGTCGTACGAATAATTATTTTTGCGGCATTCGTCGATATCTTCAAAAATGCTTCCGGCGCTGCCGACCGTAAAGCGCTCGCCGCTTCGCACGACAAAGGGAATGCGGTAGTTCGCAAGTTCCCGTTCGATATACGGCCGGTAAGTTTCGAGTTCGGGAACGTGCAGCGCGATATCTTCATACGAAAGCTCTCCGCCGCTTTTTCCGATGATGTCCCGAATGCAGAGCGCCGTTCTTCGAAGCTCCGTCCTCGCATCGGGATAGACGAACACTTCGCCCGTATGCACTTCTTTTTCGGGAAGCACGTAAGAAGTTATGTTTTCAACTGCGGCAAAGACCGCTTTGTATTCATCGAAATCTTCAAGCTGTTCCGGATAAAAAATAATAAATTTTTTACGCTCTTCCGTAAAATCAGGCATGAGCCATGCAGGCTCGAACATCGACTCTCCCAAAAAATCGACATAGCGCCGGTAGAGCGTGAGGTAGTCTTCATCTTCATCGTCTGCCGCTTCGGGATGATCGCTTGCATAGCGGGAAAATTTTTCATACCACGTTTTCAAAAGCGGAAGATTTTTTGCGATCCAATCGGCAAACGAATCGGCGTCGTCTGCAAACTGCGGGTTCACGATGCTTTTAAGAATCGGTTTGCCGCTTCGGACACCGGCTGCATTTTCTTCGATAAGATTCCGGACGAACACTTTTCGGAGCACGGCAGGTACGGCATGACGGCCGCTCTCTTTTGCGACGGCGTATTTTTCTTTAAAAGTATCCCACGCGATAAAGCGCTCGAGTGCGACCGCCTTTACGCCCGACGCTTGAGGATTTTTTACGCACCATTCCGCCCACGAAACGAGGGCGACATCGGTCGAAAAGACAAAAATCGTATCTTTATGTTTGAGATTTTCTTTCAGCACATCCGCAATGCGCGCCGGTTCAAGTTCAATACGTTTCATAATAATATTGCTGTAACCAGTATAGCACATAAAGCATTTTATAGATACGGCATGATTCAGGTGCCCTGTCACGCGCTATAAATTACCGTAAGGAGGTTTTATGAAAAAATTAATAATCGCAGGGCTTGCAGCGGCGATCGCATGCGGAGCGTTCGCACAGCGAAATGCGCCGACCTTCGACGACTCGAAAGCATCCGTCATCGACGTTTCGTCCGCCGCAGTTCCGGGCAAAATGAAAGACAACATCAAACTTATCAATCTGTCGGACGACGAAAATATTTCGTTTTGCGTGTACATCTACGATTCAAAAAAAGCGTCGTGGAATTTATACGGCAAAGCGCTGCTTAAAGAATTTTACGACGGCGATA
This Treponema socranskii subsp. buccale DNA region includes the following protein-coding sequences:
- a CDS encoding PD-(D/E)XK nuclease family protein, which encodes MKRIELEPARIADVLKENLKHKDTIFVFSTDVALVSWAEWCVKNPQASGVKAVALERFIAWDTFKEKYAVAKESGRHAVPAVLRKVFVRNLIEENAAGVRSGKPILKSIVNPQFADDADSFADWIAKNLPLLKTWYEKFSRYASDHPEAADDEDEDYLTLYRRYVDFLGESMFEPAWLMPDFTEERKKFIIFYPEQLEDFDEYKAVFAAVENITSYVLPEKEVHTGEVFVYPDARTELRRTALCIRDIIGKSGGELSYEDIALHVPELETYRPYIERELANYRIPFVVRSGERFTVGSAGSIFEDIDECRKNNYSYDSVRRLVLDGRVPWKNKALNESLVREGNRLHCICNYGEKDVWLEALGKSGKSERELELYKRLKKSIEAVTGAKSFEGLRTAWLIFKNEFLSDDEFSIEANNILGRCIAELETLVAIEKDYIEPLGLKLRSPFSFFINELRSKTYRPQDALSGVSVFDYKVAACAAYPVNIVINCTQDALTVVRKPLGFLNTQKRRALGIRDSDAASTAFIRLYGKFNNAGGARSIFSCSEQTFSGFAIPHTYFNIAPVEKNHTPFDELDADDFILNERKWFLSESDAPRALSDLQKAQYENWKASSDFSLNTPCAQSVDTGVKKIIDYVLKERRTLNGSSSEDASVVKITQSDMRDFFPCPRKWLFKSVVKLREDSLDASLFEKYDQGNINHKILELLFKSFDTLPVTSEDGTFGERENDIRKLIKEKTGEAICDKSFDFYQSPIALRVLEAQSGKFEKIIIDFLHEFCKQGKGFGGCRVVSTEASCEAWESGKRYKYFGKIDCVLSDDAGRIIIVDYKNTVPPSIVSCRADETTGTLKNFQCAMYVTLWNLTDPVKVDKMVFCSIKNAGDNTVVIDYGDDKKLPESYAPTLSVFDRYASLFYETVENGNPEPLRGVRHGDDALIVPDVYSDCMACDFKTICRTAYTVASHKL